In Actinomadura luteofluorescens, the sequence TCACGGGCGTCGTGCGGGGCGGCCGCCCGCCCTATCCGGACGAGCGGCCGGGGTCCAGACCGCCCGGCCACCTGACCGCCTCGCCCCGGCCCGCCCGCGCGGCGGCCCGAACTCCGATCGGGATGTGACAGATGAAGGACACGGCGGTGCCGGGTCTGAGCACCGAGACCCGGCGAGGGTTCATCGTGCTCGGCCTGCCGGCGCAGATCAGTTGGCAGAACTACGCGGGGATCCGGGAGGAGGTGAGCAGGGCCCTGTCGCTGGCCTGCGCGGGCGCGCGGGGGACGCGGCGCGGCGGGGTCGTGGTCGACTTCGGTGACGCGGTCCTGCTGGACGCGGCCGGCCTCGTGCTGATGGCGCGGGCCGAGACGCGGGCGCAGCTGCTCGGCTGCCCGCTGCGGGCCGTGGTGCCGGCCCTGTCGGCGCACGTCCGGCGGGCGCTGCACCTCACCGGCCTGGACCGGCTCGTCCCGGTGTTCGCCGACGTCGCGTCGGCGACGGCGGCGCCCGTCCCGGAGGCGGCGCCGGGGGAGGTCGACACCACGCACGTCCTCGACGCGATCCGCGCGCTGCACCCGGGGGACGCCGGTCTCACCCCGACGCCGCCCGCCCCGTCCGAGCTGATGATCACCACGACGGCGGCCGGCGACGGCGACCACACCGTCGTGCACCTGTCCGGGGTGCTGGACGAGGTGACGGTGCCGCGGCTCGGGGAGACGCTGACCACGCTGGTCGAGGGCGACGAGCGGCACCTGATGGTGCGGATGCACGACCGGCTCGGCGTGCGCTGCGACCCGCTGCCGATCCTGCTCGGCATCCGCTGGCGCGTCGCGGCCGAGGGCGGCTGCCTGGCGCTGCCGGCGATGCCGGCCAGGCTCCGCGAGGTCATCGACCGCGAGGGCCTCGGCTCGGTGTTCACCGGCTGCCGTTCCGCCGAGGACCGCGTGCTCAGCGGCGCCGGGTCCGGGTAGCCCCGCCGCCCTGCCCGCCACCGGCCCGCGCACGTCCGCCGTTCTCCTGGAACGTGAGGATGTGCGCGGGCTTGGTGTGCGGGTCGAGCCGCACGTAGTTGGACTTCCGCCAGGTGTAGGTGGTGCCGTCGAGTTGGTCGGTGACGGTGTGGGGTTGGTCGGGGTCGTCGGGGAGGCCGAGGGCGGGCAGGTCGAGGTGGACGGTGGCTTCGCGGGGTTGGTGGGGGTTGAGGTTGATGATGGTGAGGACGGTGTCGTGGAGGTGGCGTTTGGAGAAGGCGAGGAGTTCGGGTTGGTCGATGTGGTGGAAGTGCAGGTTGGTGAGTTGCTGGAGGGCGGGGTGGGTGTTGCGGAGTGTGTTGAGGGTGGTGATGAGGGGGGCGATGGTGGTGTCGGTGCGGTCGGCGGTTTCCCAGTCGCGGGGGCGGTACTGGTATTTCTCTGAGTCGCGGTATTCCTCGCTGCCGGGGCGTTGGGGGGTGTTCTCGCAGAGTTCGTAGCCGGAGTAGATGCCCCAGGTGGGGGAGAGGAGGGCGGCGAGGATGGCGCGGATTTCGAAGGCGGGGCGGCCGCCGTGCTGGAGGTATTCGTTGAGGATGTCGGGGGTGTTGGTGAAGAAGTTGGGGCGCATGTAGGTGGCGGCGGGGCCGGTGAGTTCGGCCATGTATTCGGTGAGTTCCTGGGCGTTGTTGCGCCAGGTGAAGTAGGTGTAGGACTGGTGGAATCCGATTTTGGCGAGGGTGTGCATCATGGCGGGGCGGGTGAAGGCCTCGGCGAGGAACAGGACGTCGGGGTGGGTGGTGTGGATGTCGGCCAGGAGTCGTTCCCAGAATGCGACGGGTTTGGTGTGGGGGTTGTCGACTCTGAAGATGGTGACGCCGTGGTCGGTCCAGTGGTGGATGAGGTTTTTGACGGCGGTGTAGAGGCCGTCGGGGTCGTTGTCGAAGTTGAGGGGGTAGATGTCCTGGTATTTTTTGGGCGGGTTCTCGGCGTAGGCGATGGTGCCGTCGGCGCGGGTGGTGAACCATTCGGGGTGGTCCTTCACCCAGGGGTGGTCGGGGGAGCATTGCAGGGCGAGGTCGAGGGCGATTTCCAGGCCGCAGTCGCCGGCGTGGGCGACGAAGGCGTCGAAGTCGTCCAGGGTGCCCAGGTCGGGGTGGACGGTGTCGTGGCCGCCGTCGGGTGATCCGATGGCCCAGGGGGATCCGGGGTCGTAGGGGCCGGCGTCCAGGGTGTTGTTGGGGCCTTTGCGGTGGGTGGTGCCGATGGGGTGGACGGGTGGGAGGTAGACCACGTCGAAGCCCATGTCGGCGATCGCGGGGAGGCGTTTCATCGCGGTGCGGAGGGTGCCCGAGGTCGGGCCGCGGCGTCCCAGGGGGTCGAAGGCGGCGCCCTCGGAGCGGGGGAAGAACTCGTACCAGGCCCCGAACAGCGCCCGCTGCCGGTGCACCACCAGCGGATACCAGTCACTGACCGTCAACAGATCCCGCAACGGGTACCGCTCCAGCACCTCCAGCACGGTCGGGTCCTCGGTGGAGGAGAGCCGGTCCAGGGCGTCCTCGTCCTCGTCCGCCAGGAAACGGGCGACGCGGGCCAGCACGCGGCGGTCCTTCGACGGCACCTCGCGTGCCGCCCGCATGAACAGCGCGACGCCTTCGGCGAACATCAGTGCGACGTCCTGACCTCGCGGAACCTTGATCTCGGCGTCGTGGCGCCAGTGCGCGATCGGATCGCCC encodes:
- a CDS encoding STAS domain-containing protein; the encoded protein is MKDTAVPGLSTETRRGFIVLGLPAQISWQNYAGIREEVSRALSLACAGARGTRRGGVVVDFGDAVLLDAAGLVLMARAETRAQLLGCPLRAVVPALSAHVRRALHLTGLDRLVPVFADVASATAAPVPEAAPGEVDTTHVLDAIRALHPGDAGLTPTPPAPSELMITTTAAGDGDHTVVHLSGVLDEVTVPRLGETLTTLVEGDERHLMVRMHDRLGVRCDPLPILLGIRWRVAAEGGCLALPAMPARLREVIDREGLGSVFTGCRSAEDRVLSGAGSG
- a CDS encoding alpha-1,4-glucan--maltose-1-phosphate maltosyltransferase encodes the protein MQVKLEAELGRIPILDVAPVVGCGRWPAKAVVGQTVEVSATVFREGHERLGAAVVLRTPEGEELAPQRMSEVGAGLDRWSALVTPTEMGSWSFRVEAWGDPIAHWRHDAEIKVPRGQDVALMFAEGVALFMRAAREVPSKDRRVLARVARFLADEDEDALDRLSSTEDPTVLEVLERYPLRDLLTVSDWYPLVVHRQRALFGAWYEFFPRSEGAAFDPLGRRGPTSGTLRTAMKRLPAIADMGFDVVYLPPVHPIGTTHRKGPNNTLDAGPYDPGSPWAIGSPDGGHDTVHPDLGTLDDFDAFVAHAGDCGLEIALDLALQCSPDHPWVKDHPEWFTTRADGTIAYAENPPKKYQDIYPLNFDNDPDGLYTAVKNLIHHWTDHGVTIFRVDNPHTKPVAFWERLLADIHTTHPDVLFLAEAFTRPAMMHTLAKIGFHQSYTYFTWRNNAQELTEYMAELTGPAATYMRPNFFTNTPDILNEYLQHGGRPAFEIRAILAALLSPTWGIYSGYELCENTPQRPGSEEYRDSEKYQYRPRDWETADRTDTTIAPLITTLNTLRNTHPALQQLTNLHFHHIDQPELLAFSKRHLHDTVLTIINLNPHQPREATVHLDLPALGLPDDPDQPHTVTDQLDGTTYTWRKSNYVRLDPHTKPAHILTFQENGGRARAGGGQGGGATRTRRR